One genomic window of Clostridioides sp. ES-S-0054-01 includes the following:
- a CDS encoding DUF2935 domain-containing protein encodes MIDNQKYVILSLELHLFFSRIMKEHALFLEAGFTNKDYNLAMEADHYKKQFEDLLSYTVSASNGIVRPDILYSEEIVTTLTLGAEQKTEELTGIEINQNITTRELNLQSGVDPQVGQDLVNYVAQLNSDAIRLLDGLINLKERVLDGVLSCNLFTSNYPLLLEHLIHEANLYRSYVIDLENKIDIDSKNAKEIELFWDHIMMEHALFMRGLLDPSEGELINTSNEFAMKFNELIKKANEMIDTNIESITEETLNETVEFKDFKEAGASGIEQCKIKSIILPLLADHVLREANHYIRILESYRNM; translated from the coding sequence ATGATAGATAATCAAAAATATGTTATTTTATCACTAGAATTACATTTATTTTTTTCAAGAATTATGAAAGAGCACGCTCTTTTTTTAGAAGCAGGATTTACAAATAAAGATTATAATCTTGCTATGGAAGCTGACCACTACAAAAAACAGTTTGAAGACTTATTATCATACACTGTTAGTGCTAGTAATGGTATAGTTAGACCTGATATATTATATTCAGAAGAAATTGTAACTACTCTCACATTAGGTGCAGAACAAAAAACAGAAGAACTTACAGGGATAGAAATAAATCAAAATATAACTACAAGAGAATTAAATCTACAAAGTGGTGTAGACCCACAAGTTGGTCAAGACTTAGTAAATTACGTAGCTCAGCTTAACTCTGATGCAATAAGACTGCTTGATGGTCTTATTAATTTAAAAGAAAGAGTCTTAGATGGAGTACTATCATGTAATCTATTTACCTCAAACTATCCTCTACTTCTTGAGCACCTAATACATGAAGCAAACTTATACCGTTCTTATGTAATTGACCTCGAAAATAAAATAGACATTGACTCAAAAAATGCTAAAGAAATAGAATTATTCTGGGACCATATTATGATGGAACATGCTCTATTTATGAGAGGATTACTAGACCCATCTGAAGGTGAACTGATAAATACTTCAAATGAGTTTGCTATGAAATTCAATGAATTAATTAAAAAAGCAAATGAAATGATTGATACTAATATCGAAAGTATTACAGAAGAAACTCTAAATGAAACTGTTGAATTTAAAGATTTTAAAGAAGCAGGAGCATCAGGAATAGAACAATGTAAGATAAAATCTATAATATTACCTCTTTTAGCAGACCATGTTTTAAGAGAGGCTAATCATTATATTAGAATACTAGAAAGCTATAGAAATATGTAA